The nucleotide sequence CGGCCTGCACGTCGGTGCTCATCCGGCACCCCCCGACGGGGTGGCGCTGGGGCTCGGGAGGGGAGTGGGCAGGGGCGTCTGCTCGATGATGTTGGCCTCGGCGCCGGTGCGCAGCCGCTCGACGATGGCCATCGCGTCGGAGAGGGACCGCGCGCTGATGGTGCGCTCGACCGAGGCCCGCTGGTAGGGCGGCAGGTTCGCGAGGAGGATCTCGGTGTCTTCCACCGGGGTGGAGAGGGTGATCGGCCCGATGTTCTGCTGGACGCCCTGGAAGATCACGACGCTGTCCTCATCGGCGCCGATGAAGTACCGCGTCTGCGTCCAGCTGTAGGCGGCGAACGCCGCGAAGCCGAGCATGGCGAGCACGACGAGGGTGCCGGCGATCCAGCCGAGCCGGCGGCGCTTGGCGCGACGACGGTCCTCCTCGATGAGCTCCTCGAGGTACTCCGGCGCCGGTTCGAAGTGGCTCGGCTCGTTGGCCGCCTGTCGCACCGGGTGCAGCCAGTTGCTGCGCGGCGCGCGCACCGGCGGCACGTAGACACCGGAGGGGTTCGACGCGGCGCCGACGATCGTGGCGGTGCCGGAGTGGACCGGATGCTGCCCGCCCACGTCGACCAAGACGATCGTGACGTTGTCCGGGGCGCCGCCGTCGAGGGCCTGCTTGAGGAGGTTGTCGGCCGTGCGTCCGGGGGCGAGCCCGAGCTGCATGGTCTTGAGGATCCGCGCCTCGTCCACCACGCCCGAGAGACCGTCGGAGCACAGCAGCCAGCGATCGCCCGGCTGCGCGTGCATGACGAACATGTCGAGCTCGGGGTCGGCGTCCATGTCGCTGAGCACCCGCATGAGCACCGAGCGCCGCGGGTGGTACCGGGCTTCCTCCGGCGTGATGCGACCGGAGTCGACCAGCCGCTGCACGAACGTGTGGTCGGCGGTGATCTGCGTGAGGGCGTCGTCGCGGTAGAGGTAGATGCGGGAGTCGCCGATGTGGCCGATGACCGCATACTCGTCGACCATGATGATGGCGCTGAGCGTGGTGCCGAGACCGGCGAGTTCGGGGCGGTCCTTGGCGGCGCGGATGAGGTCGCCCGCGGCGGTCGTCGCGGCCGCCTGCAGCGCGGCCTGCGCGTCCTCCGTCGAGGCGTAGGGCTGATCGAGCGGCTCCATGCGCTGGATCGCGATGCTCGAGGCGACATCGCCGCCCGCGTGGCCGCCCATGCCGTCGGCGACGACGAACAGGTTCGCCCCGGAGTACCCGGAGTCCTGGTTGTTGGAGCGGACCTTTCCCGTGTGGGAGATCGCGGCGCTCGAGCCTTCGAAGACCATGCCGGCGTCAGGCCCTCAACTCGAACGTCGTGGCGCCCACCTTGACGGGCGTGCCGAGACTGAGCGCAACCGGCCCCCCGGTCACCCGCTGCCCGGCCACGAACGTGCCGTTGGTCGAGTCGAGGTCCTGGATCGCCCAGGTGTCGCCGCGGAGGAGCAGCCGGGCATGGTGGCTGGACGTGTAGTCGTCGCGGATCACCAGGGCCGATTCGCTGGAGCGGCCGATCGTCATCGCGTCGGCGCCGAGGGGGAGCTCGAGACCGGCCTTCGGGCCCGACGTGATCACGAGGCGCTTCGCGGTGGCCACGGTCGCCGGTCCGGACGACGGCCGCGACGACGAGGGACGCGCGGGGGAGGCCGGTGCTGCGGCTGCCGCCGGCGCTCCGGCCGTGGCCTCGACCGGCAGCTTGCGCGCGCGGACGCCGAACAGGTCGGCCCGGAGGGAGTAGACCACGCCGAACACGAAGAACCACATCAGCACGAGGAAGCCGATGCGGAGGAGAAGGAGGACCAGTTCGCTCATCCGAGGGCTCCGAACGCGCGGGTCGCGTCGTCGCCCGGGCGGGACGCGCGCGACGGAGTGGCGACGGGGACGATGCGGAACACCAGGTCGGTGCGCCCGATGGTGATCGTCGTGTCGGAGGGGAGGGCGGCCTCGCGGAGCTTCTGACCGTCGACCTTGGTGCCGTTCGTCGAGCCCATATCGCGGAGCATCGCGCGCTCGCCGTCCCAGAGGATCTCAGCGTGGCGACGGCTCGATCCGGCGTCGGCGATGGTGATGTCGGCGTCGGATCCCCGTCCGATGACCGTGCGCGCTCGCGTCAGGGTGTGCCGGCGTCCGTCGACGTCGACCACCGCCTGCCAGCTCACGCGTCCTTCGACCGCACCGGACGTCACGCGCACGGTGCCGGTGGCGACCTTGTCGTCCGCGTCGAGAGTGATCGACAGTGGGCCGGCGAAGCTGTAGCCCTGCGACTTCGCGTGCTTCGTGAGGAGGGCGTGCAGCTCGTCCGTCAGCGCACCGCCGAGTCCGCGCATCCGCTCCGCGTCGTCGGGGCTGAGGCGCACGACGAAGTTGTTGGGGGCGATGATGCGGTCGCGACTCACCACAGCCGCGGTCGTGTCCGCCTCGCGCCGCAGCGCCGAGGCGATCTCCACGGGCTGGATGCCGCTGCGGAAGGTCTTCGCGAACGCGCTGTTCACCGCGCGCTCGAGACCCTTCTCAAAGCTGTCAAGTAGTCCCACTGGGCTCCTCTGGCATGCCGACCGTTAGCCACATCGTAGCCAGGTGAGCTGGGGGAACGCCGCCGACGCCCCTCGCCGGGTGTGCATCGGGGGCGAAATCGCGTGATATCCTCGGAAAGTTGAGTTCTTCGGAGCGAGACACTCGCGCGAGTGGCGGAATGGTAGACGCGCTGGCTTCAGGTGCCAGTGTCCTTATGGACGTGGGGGTTCAAGTCCCCCCTCGCGCACGCGAAGGTGTGGAGGTCATGCACCCGATCTGTTTATGAAATTGGTCCGGTTTCGTTACGAAACCGGACCAATTTTGTTTTACGGCCGCTAAACGCGCGATCTGTGGGTCCGCGAGGGAGATCGGCTGCCCCAGAACGGGGAGCCTCTTTGCGCAACCCGAACCTTCCTTACACACCTTTTCGGATGTGTTCAGGGGGCGGGACAACGGCCCGGGGGCCGTGCCACGATGAGGGCTCCATCGACTATCCAGGGGGCATTCATGGCCACGACGATTGAGCGCACATCGACACGGCGGGTGGGTGTGTTCGCAGCTGTCGCAGCGGCGGTCGCACTGTGCTTCGCGCTTGTCGCATCTCCGGCGTATGCCGCAGGATCCTTCAATGTGAAGGCGACGCCCGGCGGATGTACTCAGACGGACTTCAAGGGGTCCAGCAGCGGTAACACCGGATACACCCAGCACGCCAATGTCATCTGCGCCACGCACCTGCTGGTGAGTGTGCAGCTCACGAAGAACGGCGCTACTGCACCGAGGCAGACGTCGACGGGCGGCTACATCTCGTCCACCCTCACCGGCTCGGGCACCATCACCGGTAAGCACCAGCTCTGCGTCTGGCAGGCCGCATCGTTCTGGTACAACTGCGACTTCACGCGGAACACGTGACTCGGAAGGCAGCAGCCGCCTTCACGGGTCTTGCGGTCGTTCTCGTCTGTCTTGTCGGTTGTACCGGCGTGGCGGACGGGGGCGACCCTTCCGCGAGTCGGGGGCCGGACGAGATCCGCGCAGAGATCCAGGGCTCGGCGGGGGTGATGGCTGATCAAGGCCGAAAGGAGCAGGCGGAAGCGTTCCGTGATGGCGTGGTCGATGAGGATGAGTACCTGCAGGCTCTGCGCAGCCTGCGCTCGTGCATCGAGGAGGGTGGATACGGCTTCAGTGAGCCAGCTTTGAGTCCGGTGACCGGGCTGAACTACGAGTTCGTCTACTACTCGAACGGACGCGACGAGGAGAAGGCCGGCAAGGACTACGCCGAGTGCGAGGCCCAGTACTGGCAGCCGCTCCAGGGCTATTACTTCTCCACCCACGCGCAGCGGATGGACGAGCAGCTGAAGAATGCCGTGCTGCAGTGCATGGATGACAAGGGGCACCCTGGCGTCGCGGACGGCACGAACCTTGTGGAAATCTCACCCATCATCGGCGACGACGAGGATGCCAGGGTTGCGGCGCGCGAGTGCGCGACCAAAGAAGCTGAACGGCTGTATCCGGAGCTGCCTTCGGTCACAGTCTTCGACTGAGTTGCGAGGGAATCAGGATGAACAAGTACCTCCGATGGGTTGCGGTAGTGGGAGGGATCGTCATCGCGCTGGTGTCCGTGGGACTTCTCATCAGCGGCTCCACGCTTGAGGCGGCGAGCGAACGCGGGACTCTGATCGATGCGTCCGGCGTTGCCCCGAGCGCGGAGATGGTGGCGGCGGTCGCGCAGCCGCGAATCGTGCTGGGGATCGCGGGTGTGGTCCAAGCAGTAGCGCTCTTGCTGCTTGTGTGGGTGAGGTCGAGGGCGATGGTGGTTATCGGAGTCATTGTCAGCGCCGCGGCGCTTGCCGCGCTCGTCGTCGTCGCGGTCATCTGGCCGTTCGAGGGGATCAACATCCCAGCGATCCTCCCCGTGGCCATCGCCGTCGTGCTCACGGTGATCGTTACTGGGAGTCGGCTACGCGCTCGACTCCCCGCGCAGCGGTAGTAGCGATGACGGATGACGCAGCGCAGAGAGGGCGCACACATCGCCACGGGTGGCGGGCCGGTGTCGTCGTGCTGGTTTCCGCCATCTGGGCCATAGTCCCCATCGGGACGGCCGCGTATCTGCTGCACCAGTCTTCCTTGGTCGAGCTTCCCAGTGAGCAGCAAGTGTGGGAAC is from Microbacterium sp. BLY and encodes:
- a CDS encoding PP2C family serine/threonine-protein phosphatase, translating into MVFEGSSAAISHTGKVRSNNQDSGYSGANLFVVADGMGGHAGGDVASSIAIQRMEPLDQPYASTEDAQAALQAAATTAAGDLIRAAKDRPELAGLGTTLSAIIMVDEYAVIGHIGDSRIYLYRDDALTQITADHTFVQRLVDSGRITPEEARYHPRRSVLMRVLSDMDADPELDMFVMHAQPGDRWLLCSDGLSGVVDEARILKTMQLGLAPGRTADNLLKQALDGGAPDNVTIVLVDVGGQHPVHSGTATIVGAASNPSGVYVPPVRAPRSNWLHPVRQAANEPSHFEPAPEYLEELIEEDRRRAKRRRLGWIAGTLVVLAMLGFAAFAAYSWTQTRYFIGADEDSVVIFQGVQQNIGPITLSTPVEDTEILLANLPPYQRASVERTISARSLSDAMAIVERLRTGAEANIIEQTPLPTPLPSPSATPSGGAG
- a CDS encoding FHA domain-containing protein, whose amino-acid sequence is MSELVLLLLRIGFLVLMWFFVFGVVYSLRADLFGVRARKLPVEATAGAPAAAAAPASPARPSSSRPSSGPATVATAKRLVITSGPKAGLELPLGADAMTIGRSSESALVIRDDYTSSHHARLLLRGDTWAIQDLDSTNGTFVAGQRVTGGPVALSLGTPVKVGATTFELRA
- a CDS encoding DUF3662 and FHA domain-containing protein; translated protein: MGLLDSFEKGLERAVNSAFAKTFRSGIQPVEIASALRREADTTAAVVSRDRIIAPNNFVVRLSPDDAERMRGLGGALTDELHALLTKHAKSQGYSFAGPLSITLDADDKVATGTVRVTSGAVEGRVSWQAVVDVDGRRHTLTRARTVIGRGSDADITIADAGSSRRHAEILWDGERAMLRDMGSTNGTKVDGQKLREAALPSDTTITIGRTDLVFRIVPVATPSRASRPGDDATRAFGALG